Proteins co-encoded in one Pseudomonas beijingensis genomic window:
- the purH gene encoding bifunctional phosphoribosylaminoimidazolecarboxamide formyltransferase/IMP cyclohydrolase → MTDQTTRLPIRRALISVSDKTGILEFARELQQLGVEILSTGGTFKLLQDNGVAAVEVADYTGFAEMMDGRVKTLHPKIHGGILGRRGIDDAIMNEHGIKPIDLVAVNLYPFEATINKPGCDLPTAIENIDIGGPTMVRSAAKNHKDVAIVVNASDYASVLENLKAGGLTYAQRFDLMLKAFEHTAAYDGMIANYMGTVNQAAETLSTEGRSEFPRTFNTQFVKAQEMRYGENPHQSAAFYVEAKPAEVGIATATQLQGKELSFNNVADTDAALECVKSFVKPACVIVKHANPCGVAVSPDAEGGIRQAYELAYATDTESAFGGIIAFNRELDAETAKAIVERQFVEVIIAPSVSEEARAIVAAKANVRLLACGQWSADRAPAWDYKRVNGGLLVQSRDIGMIGSEDLKVVTQRAPSEQEINDLIFAWKVAKYVKSNAIVYAKNRQTIGVGAGQMSRVNSARIAAIKAEHAGLQVQGAVMASDAFFPFRDGIDNAAKVGITAVIQPGGSMRDSEVIAAADEAGIAMVFTGMRHFRH, encoded by the coding sequence ATGACCGACCAGACCACCCGCCTGCCGATCCGCCGCGCCTTGATCAGCGTTTCCGACAAGACCGGGATCCTCGAATTCGCCCGCGAGCTGCAACAGCTGGGCGTCGAGATTCTCTCCACCGGCGGGACCTTCAAGCTGCTGCAGGACAACGGCGTTGCCGCAGTGGAAGTCGCGGACTACACCGGTTTTGCGGAAATGATGGACGGTCGGGTCAAGACCCTGCACCCGAAAATCCACGGTGGGATCCTGGGCCGTCGCGGCATCGACGACGCCATCATGAACGAACACGGCATCAAGCCGATCGACCTGGTGGCGGTCAACCTCTACCCGTTCGAAGCCACCATCAACAAGCCAGGTTGCGACCTGCCGACCGCCATCGAGAACATCGACATCGGCGGCCCGACCATGGTCCGCTCGGCGGCCAAGAACCATAAAGACGTGGCCATCGTGGTCAACGCCAGCGACTACGCCAGCGTGCTGGAAAACCTCAAGGCCGGCGGCCTGACCTACGCCCAGCGTTTCGACCTGATGCTCAAGGCTTTCGAACACACCGCCGCCTACGACGGAATGATCGCCAACTACATGGGCACTGTGAACCAGGCTGCTGAAACCCTGTCGACCGAAGGCCGCAGCGAGTTCCCGCGCACCTTCAACACCCAGTTCGTCAAGGCCCAGGAAATGCGCTACGGCGAGAACCCGCACCAGAGCGCAGCGTTCTACGTGGAAGCCAAGCCTGCCGAAGTCGGCATCGCCACCGCCACCCAACTGCAAGGCAAGGAACTGTCGTTCAACAATGTGGCCGACACCGACGCCGCGCTGGAATGCGTCAAGAGCTTCGTCAAGCCCGCCTGCGTGATCGTCAAGCACGCCAACCCGTGCGGCGTGGCCGTGAGCCCGGACGCCGAGGGCGGCATCCGCCAGGCCTACGAACTGGCCTACGCAACCGACACCGAGTCGGCCTTCGGCGGCATCATCGCCTTCAACCGTGAGCTGGACGCCGAGACCGCCAAGGCCATCGTCGAGCGCCAGTTCGTCGAAGTGATCATCGCCCCTTCGGTCAGTGAAGAAGCCCGCGCCATCGTGGCTGCCAAGGCCAACGTGCGCCTGCTGGCCTGCGGCCAATGGTCGGCCGATCGTGCGCCGGCCTGGGATTACAAGCGCGTCAACGGCGGCCTGCTGGTCCAGAGCCGTGACATCGGCATGATCGGCAGCGAAGACCTCAAGGTCGTGACCCAGCGTGCCCCGAGCGAGCAGGAAATCAACGACCTGATCTTCGCCTGGAAAGTCGCCAAGTACGTCAAGTCCAACGCCATCGTCTACGCCAAGAACCGCCAGACCATCGGTGTCGGCGCCGGCCAGATGAGCCGCGTGAACTCGGCCCGCATCGCCGCCATCAAGGCTGAACACGCCGGCTTGCAGGTACAGGGCGCGGTCATGGCCTCCGATGCGTTCTTCCCGTTCCGCGACGGCATCGACAACGCGGCCAAGGTCGGCATCACCGCCGTGATCCAGCCGGGTGGTTCGATGCGTGACAGCGAAGTGATCGCCGCTGCCGATGAAGCCGGCATCGCCATGGTCTTCACTGGCATGCGCCACTTCCGTCACTAA
- the fis gene encoding DNA-binding transcriptional regulator Fis has translation MTMMTETLVSGTTPVSDNVNLKQHLNTPSEEGQTLRGSVEKALHNYFAHLEGAAVTDVYNLVLSEVEAPLLESVMNYVKGNQTKASELLGLNRGTLRKKLKQYDLL, from the coding sequence ATGACGATGATGACCGAGACTTTAGTGAGTGGAACAACACCCGTGAGCGACAACGTGAATTTGAAACAGCACCTCAACACGCCCAGCGAAGAAGGTCAGACCCTTCGCGGGAGTGTCGAGAAGGCGCTGCACAATTATTTCGCCCACCTTGAGGGCGCTGCCGTCACGGATGTGTACAACCTGGTGCTTTCCGAAGTCGAGGCACCGCTGCTCGAAAGCGTGATGAACTACGTCAAGGGCAACCAGACCAAGGCCAGTGAGCTGCTGGGCCTGAACCGCGGCACCCTGCGCAAGAAACTCAAGCAGTACGATCTGCTGTAA